The genomic DNA GTCTTCTCCATCTGAATATGGGACATGCAGGTTCCTTTTTCCGCTTATAGATATCAGTTTCCTAAGAACACTGCTTTGCACTGTGGTTGAAATTGTGTTTGCTTGTATGTGTGGCTAAACTTAGGGCTGATGCATGTATTTTGAACCTTTTACATGATTATGTGacttaaatttgtttttgtttacagGATAGTTGGATAGTTGGATAGTTGGAGAGTTGTGCTTCTTTGTGACAGTTTTGCTTCGTCTTGCTCATAAGAAACCACTAAGGCTGGAAACGTTTAATTTGACCCATGTGTGGATAGTGAGCCAGATGGTATTGTTGTACCCTATATAATGTCACCACACATGTGTATTGTGTAGGGTGTAAAGATTGTGAGTGTGAAATATGGAGTTGTCTTTGCCTTTCTCGTTGCAAAGGGATTTACCCATCATTTCTCCCAGATCCAGCTTCCTTCCTCGGAATCCTCCTTGCTTATTAGGTACAGTCAAGAGGAATTATAAAAACAATAGGATCTCAGAAAATATCCCTTTTTCAGTTTCTTGCTTGTCTGTCAAAACTGTCCGCAGTCCTTCACTAGACAAGCATGTTGTGAAGCAAAACAAGATACGTTTTGTCCAAAAGCTACAAACACTGCTTCTTTCCAAACCGAAATGCTATATTCCAATTCATATTCTCAATAAGTGTCGAGCCTACCTTTCCCTATCAAAGCCACGATCCATTCTCTCAATGATTCATCGATACCCTACTATTTTTGAACTCTTCTCGATCCCAACGGCTCCCTTGCCATCCAATGCAACTAAATCATTATCACAACTCTGTGTCCGTCTAACCCCAGCTGCAGCAGCCCTTGCTGCTGAGGAATTAAGTCTCAAATCAGCCATCTCTGACTCCTTGGCCACAAAACTCCAGAAACTTCTTATGCTCTCTTCTCATCATCGACTACTTTTGTCAAAGTTGGTTCACCTAGCTCCAGATCTTGGTCTTCCCCCTAATTTTCGCTCTCGTCTATGCAATGACTATCCAAATAAATTCAAGACTGTTGACACCTCCTATGGCCGTGCACTTGAGCTTGTCTCCTGGGACCAAGACTTGGCAAAGCCTTTACCATCTCCAGAAGTTCAGTCACGTGAGCTAATAGTAGACAGACCCTTGAAATTCAAGCAGTTGACGCTCCGAAAGGGTCTAAATTTGAAGAGGCGTCACCAGGATTTTTTGctcaaattcaaagaaattcCAGATGTGTGCCCATACAATACCCCCATCTCGGACTTGCCTAAAGAGTCAATTGAGGCAGAGAAGAGAGCTTGTTTGGTGGTGAGAGAAGTGCTAGGGATGACGGTTGAAAAGAGAACTTTGATAGACCACTTGACTCATTTTAGGAATGATTTTGTGCTGTCCAACAAGTTGAGAGGGATGATCATACGGCACCCGGAGTTATTCTATGTGAGCTTGAAAGGGCAGAGAGATTCAGTGTTTTTAGTGGAGGGTTTTGATGACAAGGGTGCACTGTTGGAGAAGAAAGAGACTTTGGTGATAAAGGAAAAGTTGATGCAGTTGGTCAGAGAAAGCAAGAGACtaagaagagagaggaagaaagctAGGATTAACAACACTGAGATTGGTGGCTCTAGTGATGACTTTGAgtctgatgatgatgatgatgacgacgacTATGATGATGGTTTTCAGAGTTTGTTTGAGCCTGAAGATTTTTATGGGGATGATGATGGTGATAAGAAGGGTGAGACAATTGACTACAGGGAGAAAGGGCAGTTTTGGACTGTTGATGCTCATTCTGTTCATGATGGCGGGAAGCAACAAATGGAACCTTGGTAGAAGAGAATGTCAATTGTTCAGATCTTACCCGAAAATAATCAAAGTGCGAGGATAGTATTATGGCAGTGATATGAATGACTGTAAAAATGAAGTCTCACGGTCTGTATCTATATATATGAAGCAAATGGCCCTTCACCTAAAGGGTAATTTTCTGAAATACCTTACATTATCCTGAGTTGAAAAGTTTACTTAATTCAAAACCACTTCACTTCACTTTCCTGTTAATAAAATTGGCTTATGGAAGAAGCAGATTGTAGGCAACCTACATAATTGAAGCTTAATTTAAGGTATCTAAGTTTGTGCTGAGTGTGCTTTTCatattctcttattttattCGAGGAATTATAACTGTTTTGTTTAAAAGTTTTCCTAGATGAGTAATCAGTAATCATTTTACTTGGTCTTCTCTAGTAGTTTGGAAACTAAAGATGTAACCCTAATCTTTTCAATGTATTAGATTATCATCTTTGATAAAATGGAGCGTGTTCTATGGATCATTCTAAATTTGGTTGTATCCTAGTTTATGCTCCTAAAATGATGAATTGGCTTTCGATGACTACATAGTACGAGCCCTACTATGTGGACAGATACGGGTCAAACATTTTTCTAATTCTGTTACCACAGTAACCGGGATTTGGTTCTATGCAGAGGCTTTTCTTCCTGACCTACTGGTGGATTTGGGAAAAGTGAAGTCTCTAACTTACAAGTGCATAATTTCACCACAAATTTTCTCAGAGATGGCCTGCTTGCTTATGAAGAGTTGTTGTTTGTGTCTTTGCGAAAGTGTTGGACTCCTTTGTTGCCCTTACCTTATTAAATGTTTTTGCCCTTGCAGGCCAAGAAGTGGCACAGATAATTGATCAAGCTCTTCATGGAGGTAACATATGCATAAAGATAGCTGATTCGTGTATATCCACTGCAGCTTCATGGTTCTCAACCTCTGCATCAATGGCTCCATTACCTTCGTGCTGTTCTGCTATGTATATCTACTCAAAAAGCGGTTTCACTTGGAATTTCCTTTCTCGAGCGTGAGCATAGGTATGGAGAATGGAAttacctttcattttttcaCGTTGATTCAACTCACTTTGATATATTTCGACTACGCTGTTACTCCTAATGTTTGATTAACATCTGTGAATGAAATAGTTGATACATTATTTC from Pyrus communis chromosome 17, drPyrComm1.1, whole genome shotgun sequence includes the following:
- the LOC137722330 gene encoding protein WHAT'S THIS FACTOR 1, chloroplastic; this translates as MELSLPFSLQRDLPIISPRSSFLPRNPPCLLGTVKRNYKNNRISENIPFSVSCLSVKTVRSPSLDKHVVKQNKIRFVQKLQTLLLSKPKCYIPIHILNKCRAYLSLSKPRSILSMIHRYPTIFELFSIPTAPLPSNATKSLSQLCVRLTPAAAALAAEELSLKSAISDSLATKLQKLLMLSSHHRLLLSKLVHLAPDLGLPPNFRSRLCNDYPNKFKTVDTSYGRALELVSWDQDLAKPLPSPEVQSRELIVDRPLKFKQLTLRKGLNLKRRHQDFLLKFKEIPDVCPYNTPISDLPKESIEAEKRACLVVREVLGMTVEKRTLIDHLTHFRNDFVLSNKLRGMIIRHPELFYVSLKGQRDSVFLVEGFDDKGALLEKKETLVIKEKLMQLVRESKRLRRERKKARINNTEIGGSSDDFESDDDDDDDDYDDGFQSLFEPEDFYGDDDGDKKGETIDYREKGQFWTVDAHSVHDGGKQQMEPW